One stretch of Streptococcus australis DNA includes these proteins:
- the lytR gene encoding glycopolymer--peptidoglycan transferase LytR, giving the protein MVKKIIGMLLAFLAVTVVGVGIYGYTIFQQGTATLSEKTYKKIGEETNVIEATEPLTILLMGVDTGNVERTDPWAGNSDSMILLTVNPKTKKTTMMSLERDILTKIDLGNGQIQEAKLNAAYANGGAELAISTIQKMMNIHIDRYVMVNMQGLQQLVDAVGGITVNNTLGFPISIADQEEFNKISIGVGEQTLNGEEALVYSRMRYQDPEGDYGRQKRQREVIQKIVEKVLSLNSISHYQAILKALSDNMQTNVDLSASSIPQLLGYQDSFKNIETHQLRGEGEELQGISYQIVTTEHMLEMQNLLRRSLGREDVTELETNAVLYESLYGRRAPSTNTLGEESE; this is encoded by the coding sequence ATGGTAAAAAAAATAATCGGAATGCTACTAGCTTTTCTAGCAGTAACAGTGGTAGGTGTAGGGATTTACGGCTACACCATTTTCCAACAAGGAACAGCAACCTTGAGTGAAAAGACTTATAAAAAGATTGGTGAAGAAACCAACGTTATCGAAGCGACTGAGCCTTTGACCATTCTCTTGATGGGGGTGGATACGGGAAATGTAGAACGTACAGACCCTTGGGCGGGGAATAGTGATTCTATGATTCTTTTGACAGTCAATCCAAAAACCAAGAAAACAACCATGATGAGCTTAGAGCGGGATATTTTGACCAAGATTGATCTTGGAAATGGTCAAATTCAGGAAGCTAAACTCAATGCGGCTTATGCAAATGGTGGTGCAGAGTTGGCTATTTCAACCATTCAAAAAATGATGAACATCCATATCGATCGTTATGTGATGGTCAACATGCAAGGACTCCAACAGCTAGTTGATGCAGTTGGGGGCATCACAGTCAACAATACACTCGGTTTCCCGATTTCGATTGCTGACCAGGAGGAGTTTAATAAGATTTCCATTGGTGTTGGAGAACAAACTTTGAATGGTGAGGAAGCCCTGGTGTATTCACGGATGCGTTATCAAGACCCTGAAGGAGACTATGGTCGTCAAAAACGTCAACGTGAAGTCATTCAAAAAATCGTAGAAAAAGTCTTGAGTTTGAATAGTATCAGTCATTATCAAGCTATCTTAAAAGCGCTTAGTGATAATATGCAGACGAATGTTGATTTGTCTGCCTCTAGTATTCCACAACTACTTGGTTACCAAGATTCCTTTAAAAACATCGAAACTCATCAACTTCGTGGTGAAGGTGAAGAATTGCAGGGTATCTCTTATCAAATCGTGACGACGGAGCATATGCTGGAAATGCAAAATCTCTTGCGTCGTTCCCTAGGGAGAGAAGATGTGACAGAGTTGGAGACTAACGCTGTTCTGTATGAGAGTCTTTATGGTCGAAGAGCGCCTTCAACAAATACTTTAGGCGAAGAATCCGAATAA
- the tsaE gene encoding tRNA (adenosine(37)-N6)-threonylcarbamoyltransferase complex ATPase subunit type 1 TsaE codes for MYTKNEEELINLGERLGTLLQKNDVLILSGELGAGKTTFTKGLAKGLGIRQMIKSPTYTIVREYEGRLPLYHLDVYRIEGDADSIDLDEFLFGGGVTVIEWGHLLGEDLPDSYLELEILKEAEGRCLQFTAHGSRAEQLIKELRDGV; via the coding sequence ATGTACACAAAAAATGAAGAAGAGCTGATCAATCTGGGAGAACGCCTAGGAACCTTGCTCCAAAAAAACGATGTTTTGATCCTGTCTGGAGAACTGGGCGCTGGTAAAACAACCTTTACCAAGGGTCTTGCCAAGGGATTGGGTATTCGTCAGATGATCAAAAGTCCAACTTACACTATCGTGAGAGAGTATGAGGGTCGCCTTCCGCTCTACCACTTGGATGTCTATCGGATTGAGGGGGATGCTGATTCCATTGACTTGGATGAGTTTCTCTTTGGTGGTGGTGTGACCGTTATCGAGTGGGGACATCTTTTGGGTGAGGATTTACCAGATTCTTACTTAGAGTTGGAAATTTTGAAAGAAGCTGAGGGTCGTTGCCTTCAATTTACAGCTCATGGTTCTCGGGCTGAACAACTAATCAAGGAGCTTCGTGATGGAGTATGA
- a CDS encoding GNAT family N-acetyltransferase: MEYELCIREAEAQDAAALVAFLDLVGQETDFTSLDENGILMTESEMALFIEKQATSDNQITLLALLNDEIAGVLNITAEQRIRIRHIGDIFLVIQRKFWNHGLGSILLEEGIEWAKTSGVLRRLQLSVQKRNEAAIHLYSKFGFVTEGLQERGAYLEEGKFLDVCLMGRLIDK, encoded by the coding sequence ATGGAGTATGAACTTTGTATTCGTGAGGCTGAAGCTCAGGATGCAGCTGCTTTGGTTGCATTTTTGGATTTAGTTGGACAGGAGACAGATTTCACCAGTCTGGATGAAAATGGTATCCTGATGACAGAATCTGAAATGGCGCTTTTTATTGAAAAGCAAGCGACTTCAGATAACCAAATCACTCTCCTAGCCCTCCTGAATGATGAAATTGCAGGTGTTTTGAACATCACGGCAGAGCAACGTATACGGATTCGTCACATCGGGGATATCTTTTTGGTCATCCAAAGGAAGTTTTGGAATCATGGCTTAGGAAGCATACTCCTTGAAGAGGGAATTGAGTGGGCTAAAACCAGTGGAGTTCTGCGTCGTTTGCAGCTCAGTGTACAAAAGCGCAACGAGGCAGCTATCCACCTCTATTCAAAATTTGGATTTGTTACAGAAGGCTTACAAGAAAGAGGAGCCTATTTAGAAGAAGGGAAATTTTTAGACGTTTGCCTGATGGGTAGACTGATAGATAAGTGA